One genomic window of Kineococcus endophyticus includes the following:
- a CDS encoding TMEM165/GDT1 family protein encodes MDLAVLAASFLPILLLELPDKTFVATLVLATRFRPLTAWVGVGLAFAVQCLIAVVAGRLLAQLPERPVAAVAAVLFAVGAVTLFRGAAKAKQAGQEARSEYEAKVGAGRSGWRGVLTCFGVIFLAEWGDLSQLFTAGLAARYDDPVSVFVGSWAALLVVAGLAAALGSTIVRRLSVATVSRIGGVVCAVLAVVTALEVVGVPLPV; translated from the coding sequence GTGGACCTCGCCGTCCTCGCCGCCAGCTTCCTGCCGATCCTGCTGCTGGAACTGCCCGACAAGACGTTCGTCGCGACGCTCGTCCTGGCCACCCGCTTCAGGCCGCTCACGGCCTGGGTGGGGGTCGGGCTGGCGTTCGCCGTGCAGTGCCTCATCGCCGTCGTCGCCGGGCGGCTGCTGGCCCAGCTGCCCGAGCGTCCCGTCGCCGCCGTGGCCGCCGTCCTCTTCGCCGTGGGTGCGGTGACGCTGTTCCGGGGCGCGGCGAAGGCGAAGCAGGCCGGGCAGGAGGCCCGGAGCGAGTACGAGGCCAAGGTCGGGGCCGGCCGGTCGGGGTGGCGCGGGGTCCTCACGTGCTTCGGCGTGATCTTCCTCGCCGAGTGGGGCGACCTGTCGCAGCTCTTCACGGCGGGCCTGGCCGCGCGCTACGACGACCCGGTCTCGGTCTTCGTCGGGTCGTGGGCCGCGTTGCTCGTGGTGGCCGGCCTGGCGGCGGCGCTCGGGAGCACCATCGTGCGCCGGCTGAGCGTGGCGACCGTGAGCCGGATCGGCGGCGTCGTGTGCGCCGTCCTGGCCGTCGTGACCGCGCTCGAGGTGGTCGGGGTGCCCCTCCCGGTGTGA
- a CDS encoding Fpg/Nei family DNA glycosylase, which translates to MPELPEVEALAAFLRERMTGRVVAKVEVGAINVLKTYDPPPTALQGLLVTGVDRHGKWLDVDVDGLHLAIHLSRAGWLRWSDALPKTPLRPSGKNPVALRVRLAPEDDEDPDSPPGFDLTEAGTQKRLAVHVVKDVAQVPGIASLGPDPLDDSFDLDAFRALLSGSRQQVKGLLREQSVLAGVGNAYSDEVLHVAKLSPYASAGKLPAADVERLYEALRTTLRDAVAAASGKPAKELKDAKRAGMRVHGRTGQPCPVCGDVVREVSFADRSMQYCATCQTGGKPLADRRLSRLLK; encoded by the coding sequence GTGCCGGAGCTCCCCGAGGTCGAAGCGCTCGCCGCCTTCCTGCGCGAGCGCATGACAGGACGCGTCGTGGCGAAGGTCGAGGTCGGCGCGATCAACGTCCTCAAGACCTACGACCCGCCGCCGACCGCGCTGCAGGGTCTGCTCGTCACGGGGGTGGACCGGCACGGCAAGTGGCTCGACGTCGACGTCGACGGGCTGCACCTGGCGATCCACCTGTCCCGGGCGGGGTGGTTGCGCTGGTCGGACGCCCTGCCGAAGACGCCGCTGCGGCCGAGCGGGAAGAACCCCGTCGCGCTGCGGGTGCGCTTGGCGCCCGAGGACGACGAGGACCCGGACAGCCCGCCCGGGTTCGACCTCACCGAGGCCGGCACCCAGAAGCGCCTCGCCGTGCACGTCGTCAAGGACGTCGCGCAGGTCCCCGGGATCGCCTCGCTCGGCCCGGACCCGCTCGACGACTCCTTCGACCTCGACGCGTTCCGCGCGTTGCTCAGCGGTTCGCGCCAGCAGGTCAAGGGGCTGCTGCGCGAGCAGTCGGTGCTGGCGGGCGTCGGGAACGCCTACTCCGACGAGGTGCTGCACGTCGCGAAGCTGTCGCCGTACGCGTCGGCCGGCAAGTTGCCCGCCGCGGACGTCGAACGGCTCTACGAGGCGTTGCGGACGACCCTGAGGGACGCCGTCGCGGCCGCCAGCGGCAAACCCGCCAAGGAGCTCAAGGACGCCAAGCGTGCGGGGATGCGCGTGCACGGGCGCACCGGTCAGCCGTGCCCCGTCTGCGGTGACGTCGTGCGCGAGGTCTCGTTCGCGGACCGTTCGATGCAGTACTGCGCCACGTGCCAGACGGGCGGGAAACCCCTCGCGGACCGCCGGTTGTCGCGCCTGCTGAAGTGA
- a CDS encoding glycerophosphodiester phosphodiesterase family protein, which yields MSADLRPSRRTVLSATAVLGGLASVPLTAGPSSAAATHRPGHGWPSPFVVGHRGASAYRPEHTVASWELAARLGADVVEPDLVPTKDGVLVCRHEPEISGTTDVADHPEFADRRTTKTIDGVEYTGWFTPDFTLAELRTLRAVERLPELRQHNTVYDGLWCVPTFEEALDTRQRLSRELGRTIGIIPEIKHSTYFRSLGFDLEAEVVRILREHRLNSAGAPVDVQSFELTNLVQLRTRYGLRTPTVFLTSETGAPADLVAAGDPRQYADLLVPSALRDLARYVDQIGPSLVQVTSDLVDDAHAAGLQVVPYTLRPENEFLPAQFRTGEDPADWGRVLDYAAQLLATGIDGFFTDAPDLGVLARDQLRG from the coding sequence ATCAGCGCCGACCTCCGTCCCTCCCGCCGCACCGTCCTGTCCGCGACCGCCGTCCTCGGCGGCCTCGCCTCGGTGCCCCTCACCGCCGGACCGTCCTCGGCCGCCGCGACGCACCGGCCGGGCCACGGCTGGCCCTCGCCCTTCGTCGTGGGACACCGCGGCGCGTCGGCCTACCGGCCCGAGCACACCGTCGCCTCGTGGGAACTCGCAGCCCGCCTCGGCGCGGACGTCGTCGAACCCGACCTGGTGCCCACGAAGGACGGGGTCCTCGTCTGCCGGCACGAGCCGGAGATCTCCGGGACGACGGACGTCGCCGACCACCCCGAGTTCGCCGACCGCCGCACGACGAAGACCATCGACGGCGTCGAGTACACGGGGTGGTTCACCCCCGACTTCACGTTGGCGGAACTGCGCACGCTGCGGGCGGTCGAACGTCTCCCGGAACTGCGCCAGCACAACACCGTCTACGACGGGCTCTGGTGCGTCCCGACGTTCGAGGAGGCGCTCGACACCCGGCAGCGGCTGTCGCGCGAGCTCGGCCGGACGATCGGGATCATCCCGGAGATCAAGCACAGCACGTACTTCCGCTCCCTGGGGTTCGACCTCGAGGCCGAGGTCGTGCGGATCCTGCGCGAGCACCGGCTGAACTCCGCCGGCGCCCCCGTCGACGTGCAGTCCTTCGAGCTGACGAACCTCGTGCAGCTGCGGACCCGGTACGGGCTGCGGACCCCGACGGTGTTCCTCACGTCGGAGACGGGCGCCCCGGCGGACCTCGTCGCGGCGGGCGACCCGCGGCAGTACGCTGACCTGCTCGTCCCGTCGGCGCTGCGCGACCTGGCGCGGTACGTCGACCAGATCGGCCCGTCGCTCGTGCAGGTGACCTCCGACCTCGTCGACGACGCCCACGCGGCCGGGCTGCAGGTCGTGCCCTACACGCTGCGACCGGAGAACGAGTTCCTGCCCGCGCAGTTCCGGACGGGGGAGGACCCGGCCGACTGGGGACGCGTCCTGGACTACGCCGCCCAGCTGCTCGCGACGGGGATCGACGGGTTCTTCACCGACGCCCCGGACCTCGGCGTCCTCGCGCGGGACCAGCTGCGCGGCTGA
- a CDS encoding cell wall-binding repeat-containing protein, translated as MKKTLATAAGVALLVGLGSAVTALPAQAATGFAFDDRISGTDRFATAVAASKLLEPVDGSATDVVVVNGYATVDGLTASYLAGLKSAPILYTDTNAVPAVTSAEIDRLGAKDVWIVGGTNRVSQAQEDAWKADGKTVHRLAGADRYATAALVAEADDSGDAPEQVFIASGTSTADALAAGPVAWARNYPILLTEAGSLPTATKDALTELGTTNRVVLGSSTSVSDAVYSQAGGTERIAGTNRQETASKIADDAIANENFDSQSVALVGGTDATAADALAAAPVAGSQGVPLLFTDFNGSLGTSTSAYLSAKKANYTTSGTGWIFGGLPSVPQATADAATALVQ; from the coding sequence ATGAAGAAGACCCTCGCCACCGCTGCCGGTGTGGCCCTGCTCGTCGGTCTCGGCTCCGCCGTCACCGCACTGCCCGCGCAGGCCGCCACCGGTTTCGCGTTCGACGACCGCATCTCGGGCACCGACCGGTTCGCCACCGCCGTCGCCGCGTCCAAGCTGCTCGAACCCGTCGACGGGTCGGCCACCGACGTCGTCGTCGTCAACGGGTACGCCACGGTCGACGGCCTCACGGCCTCCTACCTGGCCGGCCTGAAGTCGGCGCCCATCCTCTACACCGACACGAACGCCGTCCCGGCGGTCACGTCGGCCGAGATCGACCGCCTGGGCGCCAAGGACGTCTGGATCGTCGGCGGCACGAACCGCGTCTCCCAGGCGCAGGAGGACGCCTGGAAGGCGGACGGCAAGACCGTCCACCGCCTCGCCGGCGCCGACCGCTACGCGACCGCGGCGCTCGTCGCCGAGGCCGACGACTCCGGGGACGCCCCGGAGCAGGTGTTCATCGCCAGCGGCACGAGCACGGCCGACGCGCTCGCGGCCGGTCCGGTCGCGTGGGCCCGGAACTACCCGATCCTGCTCACCGAGGCCGGGTCGCTGCCGACGGCCACCAAGGACGCGCTGACGGAGCTGGGCACGACCAACCGGGTCGTCCTGGGCAGTTCCACGTCCGTCTCGGACGCCGTCTACAGCCAGGCCGGCGGCACCGAACGCATCGCGGGCACCAACCGCCAGGAGACGGCGTCGAAGATCGCCGACGACGCCATCGCCAACGAGAACTTCGACAGCCAGAGCGTGGCTCTCGTGGGCGGGACCGACGCGACGGCCGCCGACGCCCTCGCCGCGGCACCGGTGGCGGGCAGCCAGGGGGTTCCCCTGCTGTTCACCGACTTCAACGGTTCCCTCGGCACCAGCACCTCGGCGTACCTGAGCGCCAAGAAGGCGAACTACACCACCTCGGGCACCGGGTGGATCTTCGGCGGCCTGCCCTCGGTCCCGCAGGCGACCGCGGACGCCGCCACCGCCCTGGTGCAGTAA
- a CDS encoding ferritin-like domain-containing protein, whose protein sequence is MFKKSLLVDMINRSSETPADRRNFLRGMGLLSAGAVGAGLVGASTAESASAATPSEGSVLNFALNLEYLEAEFYCYAAYGHGLADALATGTGTQGGVTGGHRVPFKSKAMRYYAEEIANDEIAHVKFLRSALGSAAVSRPAINLQESFTGAAVAAGVIKQGETFDPFSSEAFFLLGAFLFEDVGVTAYKGAAPLISTPAYLEAAAGILAVEAYHSGIVRTLLYENGLDTPTNLISDARDSLDGAGADKDQGITVGSGGRANLVPTDANGIAFSRSPQEVLNIVYLTPGTGVTKGGFYPAGLNGEIATS, encoded by the coding sequence ATGTTCAAGAAGTCCCTCCTCGTCGACATGATCAACCGCAGTTCCGAGACCCCCGCCGACCGCAGGAACTTCCTGCGCGGCATGGGCCTGCTGTCCGCCGGCGCCGTCGGCGCCGGGCTCGTGGGGGCCTCCACGGCCGAGTCCGCCTCGGCGGCGACCCCCAGCGAGGGCAGCGTCCTCAACTTCGCCCTGAACCTCGAGTACCTCGAAGCCGAGTTCTACTGCTACGCCGCCTACGGCCACGGCCTCGCCGACGCCCTCGCCACCGGGACCGGCACCCAGGGCGGGGTCACCGGCGGGCACCGCGTCCCCTTCAAGTCCAAGGCGATGCGCTACTACGCCGAGGAGATCGCCAACGACGAGATCGCGCACGTGAAGTTCCTGCGCTCCGCCCTCGGCTCGGCCGCGGTCTCCCGCCCGGCCATCAACCTGCAGGAGTCCTTCACCGGAGCGGCCGTCGCCGCCGGTGTCATCAAGCAGGGTGAGACGTTCGACCCGTTCTCCTCCGAGGCGTTCTTCCTCCTCGGCGCGTTCCTCTTCGAGGACGTCGGGGTCACCGCCTACAAGGGTGCGGCCCCGCTCATCTCCACCCCCGCCTACCTCGAGGCCGCGGCCGGCATCCTCGCCGTCGAGGCCTACCACTCCGGGATCGTGCGCACCCTGCTGTACGAGAACGGGTTGGACACCCCCACGAACCTCATCTCCGACGCCCGCGACTCCCTCGACGGCGCAGGCGCCGACAAGGACCAGGGCATCACCGTGGGTTCCGGCGGCCGGGCCAACCTCGTCCCGACCGACGCCAACGGGATCGCGTTCAGCCGGTCACCGCAGGAGGTCCTGAACATCGTGTACCTGACGCCGGGCACCGGGGTCACCAAGGGCGGGTTCTACCCCGCCGGCCTCAACGGCGAGATCGCCACCAGCTGA
- a CDS encoding SSI family serine proteinase inhibitor — protein sequence MTERRTVHRSARTGAAALLAVGLGLLAACGDQQAGAPVTSSTPSSTPSDSTPSDSTPSGSAAATSGDTLTVVVDDGTGAQTTWTLTCADGVVGGDHPDAQNACDAIAAAKSPWAPVPKDMACTQVYGGAQTATVTGTWRGERVDARYARNDGCQIARWDRIAPLLQPDTPVTTRSRGAS from the coding sequence GTGACCGAACGCAGGACCGTCCACCGCAGCGCCCGGACCGGTGCCGCCGCCCTCCTGGCGGTGGGGCTCGGTCTGCTCGCGGCCTGCGGTGACCAGCAGGCAGGAGCACCGGTGACGAGCAGCACTCCCTCCAGCACCCCGTCGGACAGCACCCCGTCGGACAGCACCCCGTCGGGCAGCGCCGCGGCGACGTCCGGGGACACGTTGACCGTCGTGGTCGACGACGGCACGGGGGCGCAGACCACGTGGACCCTGACGTGCGCCGACGGCGTCGTCGGCGGGGACCACCCGGACGCCCAGAACGCGTGCGACGCGATCGCCGCGGCGAAGTCGCCCTGGGCGCCCGTCCCGAAGGACATGGCCTGCACGCAGGTCTACGGCGGCGCGCAGACGGCGACGGTCACCGGCACGTGGCGCGGGGAACGGGTCGACGCGCGCTACGCCCGCAACGACGGCTGTCAGATCGCCCGCTGGGACCGGATCGCCCCCCTCCTCCAGCCCGACACGCCCGTGACGACGAGGTCGCGCGGCGCTTCATGA
- a CDS encoding HelD family protein, which produces MSEHAPDEVLTAEQRHLDHARAELARMRAHTLSLVDSLAPGHAGDAGADEALGWTLHRRAASLVDDPSTTLFFGRTDHDDGQSLHIGRRHVTDSAGDPVVVDWRADVSRGFYRATRDDRAGVRLRRRFGVEQGRLTAYEDEHLTDESEVDSSSDILAREIERPRSGPMRDIVATIQPEQDALVRADAQTTVCVQGAPGTGKTAVGLHRAAWLLYAHRERLTRQGVLVIGPNRAFLQHISAVLPALGEVEVDQRTVDELLTAATEGSREVRVRGTEPPEVGTLKGDGRMAEVVRRAVWAAVGDPAQVLESGAVVVTRGSRRWRVPGYVVRELLDELTGRGIRYGAAAALLPQRLAHSVLQLLEAAGDSPDDVVQDAVARSAEVKRAVKALMPAQDPAKVLHRVLSDAEFLRACSDGVLTDAERDLLAWPVPPRTAGSAKWTAADAVLLDEVRDQLQRTPSRAHVVLDEAQDLSAMQLRAVGRRCSTGAATVLGDIAQGTTPWAARSWDDVLVHLGKPDGELEVLDRGFRVPAAVIDYAARLLPRIAPDLTVPRSVRTDPGLLEVLRVEDPVVQAARTVRELADLEGSVGVVVASAVVEDVARELSAQGLEFSRLDDPDPDQQRISLVPAPLVKGLEFDRVVVVEPAAVVAGEPDERTGLRRLYVSLTRAVSAMVVLHREDLPAELVGG; this is translated from the coding sequence GTGTCCGAGCACGCCCCGGACGAGGTGCTGACCGCCGAGCAGCGGCACCTCGACCACGCCCGCGCCGAACTCGCCCGCATGCGGGCCCACACCCTGTCCCTCGTCGACTCCCTCGCCCCCGGTCACGCCGGCGACGCCGGCGCCGACGAGGCCCTCGGCTGGACGCTGCACCGCCGCGCCGCCAGCCTCGTCGACGACCCGTCCACCACGCTGTTCTTCGGCCGCACCGACCACGACGACGGCCAGAGCCTGCACATCGGCCGTCGGCACGTCACCGACTCCGCCGGCGACCCGGTCGTCGTCGACTGGCGCGCCGACGTCTCCCGCGGGTTCTACCGCGCGACCCGCGACGACCGCGCCGGCGTGCGGTTGCGCCGCCGGTTCGGCGTCGAGCAGGGCCGCCTGACGGCCTACGAGGACGAGCACCTCACCGACGAGTCCGAGGTGGACTCCTCCTCGGACATCCTGGCCCGCGAGATCGAGCGTCCGCGCTCGGGCCCGATGCGCGACATCGTCGCCACCATCCAGCCCGAGCAGGACGCCCTCGTCCGCGCCGACGCCCAGACGACGGTCTGCGTCCAGGGAGCCCCCGGCACGGGGAAGACGGCCGTCGGCCTGCACCGCGCCGCGTGGCTGCTGTACGCGCACCGGGAACGCTTGACGCGGCAGGGCGTCCTCGTCATCGGTCCGAACCGCGCGTTCCTGCAGCACATCTCGGCGGTCCTGCCGGCCCTCGGCGAGGTCGAGGTGGACCAGCGGACGGTCGACGAACTCCTGACGGCGGCGACCGAGGGAAGCAGGGAGGTCCGCGTCCGCGGCACCGAACCGCCCGAGGTGGGGACCCTCAAGGGCGACGGGCGGATGGCCGAGGTCGTCCGCCGCGCCGTCTGGGCGGCGGTGGGGGACCCCGCGCAGGTGCTGGAGTCGGGCGCGGTGGTCGTGACGCGCGGTTCCCGGCGCTGGCGCGTCCCCGGGTACGTCGTCCGCGAACTCCTCGACGAGCTGACCGGTCGCGGGATCCGCTACGGGGCGGCGGCTGCCCTGCTGCCGCAGCGGCTCGCGCACTCCGTCCTGCAGCTGCTCGAGGCGGCCGGGGACTCCCCGGACGACGTCGTCCAGGACGCCGTCGCCCGCAGCGCCGAGGTCAAGCGGGCGGTCAAGGCGCTCATGCCGGCCCAGGACCCGGCGAAGGTCCTGCACCGGGTGCTGTCCGACGCGGAGTTCCTGCGCGCGTGCTCCGACGGGGTCCTCACCGACGCCGAACGGGACCTGCTCGCCTGGCCCGTGCCGCCGCGCACGGCGGGTTCGGCGAAGTGGACCGCGGCGGACGCGGTGCTGCTCGACGAGGTGCGGGACCAGCTGCAGCGCACGCCGTCCCGGGCGCACGTCGTCCTCGACGAGGCGCAGGACCTGTCCGCCATGCAGTTGCGCGCCGTCGGCCGCCGGTGCAGCACGGGCGCGGCGACGGTGCTCGGCGACATCGCGCAGGGCACGACGCCGTGGGCGGCCCGCAGCTGGGACGACGTCCTGGTCCACCTCGGCAAACCCGACGGCGAGCTCGAGGTCCTCGACCGGGGTTTCCGCGTCCCCGCGGCCGTCATCGACTACGCGGCGAGGTTGTTGCCCCGCATCGCGCCGGACCTCACCGTCCCCCGGTCCGTCCGGACCGATCCCGGTCTGCTGGAAGTCCTCCGCGTCGAGGACCCCGTCGTGCAGGCGGCCCGGACGGTGCGCGAGCTCGCCGACCTCGAGGGTTCCGTGGGGGTCGTGGTGGCGTCCGCCGTGGTCGAGGACGTGGCCCGGGAACTGAGCGCGCAGGGCCTGGAGTTCTCCCGGCTCGACGACCCCGACCCCGACCAGCAGCGGATCTCCCTCGTCCCCGCGCCGCTGGTCAAGGGCCTGGAGTTCGACCGCGTCGTCGTCGTGGAACCCGCGGCCGTGGTGGCCGGGGAACCCGACGAGCGCACCGGTCTGCGGCGCCTCTACGTGAGCCTGACGCGTGCGGTGAGCGCGATGGTCGTGCTGCACCGCGAGGACCTCCCCGCCGAACTCGTCGGCGGCTGA